One Salvelinus namaycush isolate Seneca chromosome 4, SaNama_1.0, whole genome shotgun sequence genomic window carries:
- the fbrs gene encoding autism susceptibility gene 2 protein isoform X1, translating to MEGPIRSSVFRQSRRSRSQRDRERRRRRVDLAVQRATSPSSGSEMEICGSGSVLGPGGKECRTSPRHRPPRRRKRVSVSCEEDIIDGFSIASFISFEALEMECSMKPNQRAAMLMGRGSKRKRGPKENGRGLVSEPEEGAIPSISHSCCNRNRKKRRKTEVKVGSILFLETGYICDTESESADKASDNDLEPMFTVSTRKVMEPIPVSVASSMGKGCPLLPLPGRCGLSRLAVTPRVSGLERSQERSLEPPYPEPLSTSFSCLPSLSPATVTRPGQLNGGSSNGLHRPHHDPSPPRSKHKPFLTFPGRHPSIYSMGINNRNGTSVKPQSSSAASSLSSMRPPTPSTGMSMSLMRGPGSSGSLRPPSRSGSLFTTSPGLPPPPPLLTSHSGAEQDLLRQGLNSHFLASQDREGRRSVPGAETNGGGPGRSTPGGPSGASSSSGSSGRSSQTSVQPLAFQFHQHNHQHQHTHTHQHFTPFLHPNASAPPPQHLFDKYGKMEGLYRNTFFPQYPAPSVPGIQPVLPPTGPFSSLQGAFQPKPLAPQRTSPEMTARLGGVPHHLQPKDPRLTDPFGTSLKVSNKPGKWCAMHVRVAWMILSHQKKVKLMQADPHKLDFRNELLARLPGAGGLGPLGPLGGGLPSAHDLNRPASLFTAAGGVNPSSPFIPPSTPHSSFLTPTAHLDPYGRSPPFAPLGALGSGAFGGLGSPTLANSSVFGHKEPPAVGGLPNPHDPWNRLHSGPPPFAGPSWAKGSEKRDERDPGKDMERREIIHIKDEKDRDNMLYGRQPVRMSPVAPALKLQQHRSSTPVSHINGHGGPLGGPSGLTEDLTRSHSRDRERDRDGDKRPLSSRPPPPGPSSSAAAADRDRPRSSSSSVLTTPPPSGPGAASPLDLYPRQQPPAQHGLHNELSHSSQREGGPPALSSATVTSLSQAKKPDRTTTPLPKPPPLFPPVKVKEERKEEPEPVPISLPPPLPPSHNYDRPNSRPHLHRSATPSSRSLTPTPGLPLPPPTPHNPHHHLSILERSRAQAAIEAYLGSTQGAGGIVVGPGGERFSTHPHGPPQGHGQHPHSFPWDPWRELAAQQQQQQRREAMALRSDPHLALRSDPHLARLLQNQHAQRFLEAERAAAMAAAVAANNPHHHPPTSSTSSARQEFGLMAHNFDRPPQLGPQGGVLIDEQQRAQILREDFERARYFGMHSHPHLSGSHLPPGSHSAHLEQLHAGMLSHSHLHQPGASTHSPHHPGLYSRLGPLHAHHVPNGILAKTPAGLVGALSVGAPPPLIPSVTSRSSTPTRRLGGPGDLAMYSHKDSESR from the exons ATGGAAGGTCCGATTCGAAGTAGTGTGTTCAGACAGAGCCGACGCTCCCGTTCTCAACGAGACAGAGAGCGGCGCAGGAGAAGAGTAGACCTCGCTGTGCAGCGGGCCACATCGCCCTCCTCGGGCTCGGAAATGGAGATTTGTGGATCAGGATCTGTACTCGGTCCTGGAGGTAAAGAATGTCGAACCAGCCCCAGACACAGGCCTCCTCGACGGAGGAAGCGAGTGTCGGTGTCCTGCGAGGAGGACATCATCGATGGCTTCTCAATTGCCAGCTTCATCAGCTTTGAGGCCCTGGAG ATGGAATGCTCCATGAAGCCTAACCAACGTGCCGCCATGCTCATGGGAAGGGggagcaagagaaagaggggcCCAAAGGAGAATGGCAGAGGGCTCGTCTCAGAGCCAGAGGAAGGGGCCATACCCAGCATCTCCCACAGCTGTTGTAATAGGAACAGAAAGAAGAGAAGAAAGACAGAGGTGAAG GTTGGGAGCATCCTCTTCTTGGAGACTGGCTACATT TGTGACACAGAGAGCGAGTCAGCAGATAAG GCCTCTGACAATGACTTGGAGCCAATGTTCACTGTTAGCACCAGGAAAG TTATGGAGCCTATCCCTGTGAGTGTTGCCTCTTCTATGGGCAAAGGCTGCCCTCTACTACCACTACCAGGCCGCTGTGGCCTCTCGCGGCTGGCGGTCACCCCACGTGTCTCTGGCCTGGAGCGCAGCCAGGAGAGGAGCCTGGAGCCGCCTTACCCCGAGCCCCTGTCTACCTCCTTCTCCTGCCTGCCGTCCCTCTCCCCGGCCACGGTCACACGGCCCGGCCAGCTCAACGGCGGCAGCAGCAACGGCCTTCACCGCCCCCACCACGACCCCAGCCCGCCACGCTCCAAACACAAGCCCTTCCTCACCTTCCCTGGGCGACACCCATCCATCTACAGCATGGGCATCAACAACAG GAACGGTACCTCAGTCAAACCACAATCCTCTTCTGCTGCTTCTTCATTGTCGTCTATGCGACCCCCAACTCCCTCTACCGGTATGTCGATGTCCCTCATGAGAGGTCCAGGGTCGTCAGGATCTCTACGCCCCCCTTCGCGTTCCGGCTCCCTGTTCACCACCTCCCCTGGGcttccccctccacctcctctccttaCGTCCCACTCAGGAGCAG AACAAGACCTGCTGCGCCAGGGCCTGAACTCTCACTTCCTGGCTTCGCAGGACCGCGAGGGCCGCCGGAGCGTCCCTGGGGCTGAGACAAACGGTGGCGGGCCAGGCCGCTCTACTCCCGGAGGTCCGTCGGGGGCCAGCTCCAGTTCGGGCTCCTCAGGCCGCTCCTCCCAGACCAGCGTCCAGCCCCTGGCCTTCCAGTTCCACCAGCACAACCACCAACaccagcacacacatacacaccaacactTCACCCCCTTCCTGCACCCCAACGCCTCCGCACCACCGCCTCAGCACCTG TTTGATAAGTATGGCAAGATGGAGGGGCTCTACAGAAACACT TTCTTCCCACAGTACCCTGCTCCCTCAGTGCCAGGCATCCAGCCTGTGCTTCCTCCCACTGGGCCCTTCAGCTCTCTGCAAGGAGCCTTCCAGCCTAAG CCTCTTGCCCCCCAGAGAACGAGTCCTGAGATGACCGCTCGACTGGGGGGTGTGCCTCACCACCTGCAGCCCAAAGACCCCAGG CTAACTGATCCATTTGGGACATCGTTGAAAGTCAGTAAT AAACCAGGGAAGTGGTGTGCAATGCATGTACGTGTGGCATGGATGATTCTGAGCCATCAGAAGAAGGTGAAG CTGATGCAGGCAGATCCTCACAAGCTGGACTTCCGTAACGAGCTGCTGGCTCGTCTTCCAGGGGCCGGGGGTCTGGGCCCTCTGGGGCCCCTCGGAGGTGGCCTTCCATCTGCCCACGACCTGAACCGACCTGCCAGCCTCTTCACAGCTGCTG GTGGAGTCAATCCATCATCTCCTTTCATCCCACCATCAACGCCCCACTCATCTTTCCTCACCCCAACTGCACACTTAG ACCCGTACGGCCGCTCACCTCCGTTCGCACCTCTCGGAGCCCTGGGCTCTGGTGCCTTCGGGGGACTGGGCAGCCCTACACTGG CTAACAGCTCAGTGTTTGGCCACAAGGAGCCTCCTGCGGTCGGGGGCTTACCAAACCCTCATGACCCATGGAACCGGCTGCACAGTGGGCCTCCCCCATTTGCCGGCCCCAGCTGGGCCAAGGGGAGTGAGAAGAGGGATGAGCGGGACCCGGGGAAGgacatggagaggagagagattattCACATCAAAGATGAGAAAGACCG AGACAATATGCTATATGGTCGTCAACCTGTGCGGATGTCTCCGGTCGCCCCGGCCCTCAAGCTCCAGCAGCATCGCAGCAGCACCCCTGTCTCCCACATCAACGGACATGGGGGCCCCCTGGGAGGCCCCAGCGGTCTCACTGAGGATCTGACACGCAGCCACAGCAGGGAccgagagagggacagagacggggACAAGAGACCGCTCTCCTCCAGGCCACCTCCACCAGGCCCTTCGTCCTCAGCAGCTgcagcagacagagacaggcctcgctcctcttcttcctctgtgctGACGACTCCCCCACCCTCAGGACCCGGCGCCGCCTCGCCCTTGGATCTGTACCCCCGTCAGCAGCCCCCAGCGCAGCACGGCCTACATAACGAACTCTCCCACTCCTCACAAAGAGAGGGAGGCCCCCCTGCCTTATCCTCAGCCACAGTCACCTCTCTGTCCCAGGCCAAGAAGCCTGACCGAACCACCACCCcgttgcccaagcctccccccctcttccccccgGTCAAGGTCAAGGAGGAGCGGAAGGAGGAACCGGAGCCCGTGCCAATCTCCCTGCCGCCTCCCCTGCCCCCCAGCCACAACTACGATCGGCCCAACAGCCGCCCTCACCTCCACCGTTCCGCCACCCCCTCTTCTCGCTCTCTGACTCCCACACCCGGCTTGCCCCTGCCTCCTCCCACCCCGCACAACCCTCACCATCACCTCTCCATCCTGGAGCGCTCCCGAGCGCAGGCCGCCATTGAGGCCTACCTAGGGAGCACACAAGGGGCTGGCGGGATAGTAGTGGGTCCAGGGGGAGAGAGGTTCTCCACCCATCCCCACGGCCCGCCCCAGGGGCATGGCCAGCACCCCCACAGCTTCCCATGGGACCCATGGAGGGAGCTGGCTgcccaacagcagcagcagcaacgcCGGGAGGCCATGGCTCTGCGTTCGGACCCCCACCTGGCGCTGCGCTCCGACCCCCACCTGGCCCGGCTGCTCCAGAACCAGCACGCTCAGCGCTTCTTGGAGGCTGAGAGGGCGGCTGCCATGGCAGCAGCGGTGGCTGCAAACAACCCTCACCACCACCCTcctacctcctccacctcctcggCCCGCCAGGAGTTTGGCCTGATGGCCCACAACTTCGACCGCCCTCCCCAGCTGGGTCCCCAAGGTGGCGTGCTCATTGATGAGCAGCAGCGTGCCCAGATCCTGAGGGAAGACTTTGAAAGGGCACGCTACTTTGGGATGCATTCTCACCCGCACCTCTCGGGCTCCCACCTCCCACCGGGTTCTCACTCTGCCCACCTGGAGCAGCTGCACGCTGGGATGCTCTCCCACTCACACCTCCATCAGCCTGGAGCTTCCACCCACTCGCCCCACCACCCCGGCCTTTACTCCCGCCTGGGGCCTCTACACGCGCACCACGTGCCCAACGGCATCCTGGCCAAGACCCCTGCTGGCCTGGTGGGGGCACTGTCCGTAGGAGCCCCCCCTCCGCTCATTCCATCTGTGACCAGCAGGTCTTCCACCCCGACCCGCAGACTGGGTGGGCCCGGGGACTTGGCCATGTACTCTCACAAAGACAGCGAGTCCAGATAG
- the fbrs gene encoding autism susceptibility gene 2 protein isoform X3: protein MEGPIRSSVFRQSRRSRSQRDRERRRRRVDLAVQRATSPSSGSEMEICGSGSVLGPGGKECRTSPRHRPPRRRKRVSVSCEEDIIDGFSIASFISFEALEMECSMKPNQRAAMLMGRGSKRKRGPKENGRGLVSEPEEGAIPSISHSCCNRNRKKRRKTEVKVGSILFLETGYICDTESESADKASDNDLEPMFTVSTRKVMEPIPVSVASSMGKGCPLLPLPGRCGLSRLAVTPRVSGLERSQERSLEPPYPEPLSTSFSCLPSLSPATVTRPGQLNGGSSNGLHRPHHDPSPPRSKHKPFLTFPGRHPSIYSMGINNRNGTSVKPQSSSAASSLSSMRPPTPSTGMSMSLMRGPGSSGSLRPPSRSGSLFTTSPGLPPPPPLLTSHSGAEQDLLRQGLNSHFLASQDREGRRSVPGAETNGGGPGRSTPGGPSGASSSSGSSGRSSQTSVQPLAFQFHQHNHQHQHTHTHQHFTPFLHPNASAPPPQHLFDKYGKMEGLYRNTFFPQYPAPSVPGIQPVLPPTGPFSSLQGAFQPKPLAPQRTSPEMTARLGGVPHHLQPKDPRKPGKWCAMHVRVAWMILSHQKKVKLMQADPHKLDFRNELLARLPGAGGLGPLGPLGGGLPSAHDLNRPASLFTAAGGVNPSSPFIPPSTPHSSFLTPTAHLDPYGRSPPFAPLGALGSGAFGGLGSPTLANSSVFGHKEPPAVGGLPNPHDPWNRLHSGPPPFAGPSWAKGSEKRDERDPGKDMERREIIHIKDEKDRDNMLYGRQPVRMSPVAPALKLQQHRSSTPVSHINGHGGPLGGPSGLTEDLTRSHSRDRERDRDGDKRPLSSRPPPPGPSSSAAAADRDRPRSSSSSVLTTPPPSGPGAASPLDLYPRQQPPAQHGLHNELSHSSQREGGPPALSSATVTSLSQAKKPDRTTTPLPKPPPLFPPVKVKEERKEEPEPVPISLPPPLPPSHNYDRPNSRPHLHRSATPSSRSLTPTPGLPLPPPTPHNPHHHLSILERSRAQAAIEAYLGSTQGAGGIVVGPGGERFSTHPHGPPQGHGQHPHSFPWDPWRELAAQQQQQQRREAMALRSDPHLALRSDPHLARLLQNQHAQRFLEAERAAAMAAAVAANNPHHHPPTSSTSSARQEFGLMAHNFDRPPQLGPQGGVLIDEQQRAQILREDFERARYFGMHSHPHLSGSHLPPGSHSAHLEQLHAGMLSHSHLHQPGASTHSPHHPGLYSRLGPLHAHHVPNGILAKTPAGLVGALSVGAPPPLIPSVTSRSSTPTRRLGGPGDLAMYSHKDSESR, encoded by the exons ATGGAAGGTCCGATTCGAAGTAGTGTGTTCAGACAGAGCCGACGCTCCCGTTCTCAACGAGACAGAGAGCGGCGCAGGAGAAGAGTAGACCTCGCTGTGCAGCGGGCCACATCGCCCTCCTCGGGCTCGGAAATGGAGATTTGTGGATCAGGATCTGTACTCGGTCCTGGAGGTAAAGAATGTCGAACCAGCCCCAGACACAGGCCTCCTCGACGGAGGAAGCGAGTGTCGGTGTCCTGCGAGGAGGACATCATCGATGGCTTCTCAATTGCCAGCTTCATCAGCTTTGAGGCCCTGGAG ATGGAATGCTCCATGAAGCCTAACCAACGTGCCGCCATGCTCATGGGAAGGGggagcaagagaaagaggggcCCAAAGGAGAATGGCAGAGGGCTCGTCTCAGAGCCAGAGGAAGGGGCCATACCCAGCATCTCCCACAGCTGTTGTAATAGGAACAGAAAGAAGAGAAGAAAGACAGAGGTGAAG GTTGGGAGCATCCTCTTCTTGGAGACTGGCTACATT TGTGACACAGAGAGCGAGTCAGCAGATAAG GCCTCTGACAATGACTTGGAGCCAATGTTCACTGTTAGCACCAGGAAAG TTATGGAGCCTATCCCTGTGAGTGTTGCCTCTTCTATGGGCAAAGGCTGCCCTCTACTACCACTACCAGGCCGCTGTGGCCTCTCGCGGCTGGCGGTCACCCCACGTGTCTCTGGCCTGGAGCGCAGCCAGGAGAGGAGCCTGGAGCCGCCTTACCCCGAGCCCCTGTCTACCTCCTTCTCCTGCCTGCCGTCCCTCTCCCCGGCCACGGTCACACGGCCCGGCCAGCTCAACGGCGGCAGCAGCAACGGCCTTCACCGCCCCCACCACGACCCCAGCCCGCCACGCTCCAAACACAAGCCCTTCCTCACCTTCCCTGGGCGACACCCATCCATCTACAGCATGGGCATCAACAACAG GAACGGTACCTCAGTCAAACCACAATCCTCTTCTGCTGCTTCTTCATTGTCGTCTATGCGACCCCCAACTCCCTCTACCGGTATGTCGATGTCCCTCATGAGAGGTCCAGGGTCGTCAGGATCTCTACGCCCCCCTTCGCGTTCCGGCTCCCTGTTCACCACCTCCCCTGGGcttccccctccacctcctctccttaCGTCCCACTCAGGAGCAG AACAAGACCTGCTGCGCCAGGGCCTGAACTCTCACTTCCTGGCTTCGCAGGACCGCGAGGGCCGCCGGAGCGTCCCTGGGGCTGAGACAAACGGTGGCGGGCCAGGCCGCTCTACTCCCGGAGGTCCGTCGGGGGCCAGCTCCAGTTCGGGCTCCTCAGGCCGCTCCTCCCAGACCAGCGTCCAGCCCCTGGCCTTCCAGTTCCACCAGCACAACCACCAACaccagcacacacatacacaccaacactTCACCCCCTTCCTGCACCCCAACGCCTCCGCACCACCGCCTCAGCACCTG TTTGATAAGTATGGCAAGATGGAGGGGCTCTACAGAAACACT TTCTTCCCACAGTACCCTGCTCCCTCAGTGCCAGGCATCCAGCCTGTGCTTCCTCCCACTGGGCCCTTCAGCTCTCTGCAAGGAGCCTTCCAGCCTAAG CCTCTTGCCCCCCAGAGAACGAGTCCTGAGATGACCGCTCGACTGGGGGGTGTGCCTCACCACCTGCAGCCCAAAGACCCCAGG AAACCAGGGAAGTGGTGTGCAATGCATGTACGTGTGGCATGGATGATTCTGAGCCATCAGAAGAAGGTGAAG CTGATGCAGGCAGATCCTCACAAGCTGGACTTCCGTAACGAGCTGCTGGCTCGTCTTCCAGGGGCCGGGGGTCTGGGCCCTCTGGGGCCCCTCGGAGGTGGCCTTCCATCTGCCCACGACCTGAACCGACCTGCCAGCCTCTTCACAGCTGCTG GTGGAGTCAATCCATCATCTCCTTTCATCCCACCATCAACGCCCCACTCATCTTTCCTCACCCCAACTGCACACTTAG ACCCGTACGGCCGCTCACCTCCGTTCGCACCTCTCGGAGCCCTGGGCTCTGGTGCCTTCGGGGGACTGGGCAGCCCTACACTGG CTAACAGCTCAGTGTTTGGCCACAAGGAGCCTCCTGCGGTCGGGGGCTTACCAAACCCTCATGACCCATGGAACCGGCTGCACAGTGGGCCTCCCCCATTTGCCGGCCCCAGCTGGGCCAAGGGGAGTGAGAAGAGGGATGAGCGGGACCCGGGGAAGgacatggagaggagagagattattCACATCAAAGATGAGAAAGACCG AGACAATATGCTATATGGTCGTCAACCTGTGCGGATGTCTCCGGTCGCCCCGGCCCTCAAGCTCCAGCAGCATCGCAGCAGCACCCCTGTCTCCCACATCAACGGACATGGGGGCCCCCTGGGAGGCCCCAGCGGTCTCACTGAGGATCTGACACGCAGCCACAGCAGGGAccgagagagggacagagacggggACAAGAGACCGCTCTCCTCCAGGCCACCTCCACCAGGCCCTTCGTCCTCAGCAGCTgcagcagacagagacaggcctcgctcctcttcttcctctgtgctGACGACTCCCCCACCCTCAGGACCCGGCGCCGCCTCGCCCTTGGATCTGTACCCCCGTCAGCAGCCCCCAGCGCAGCACGGCCTACATAACGAACTCTCCCACTCCTCACAAAGAGAGGGAGGCCCCCCTGCCTTATCCTCAGCCACAGTCACCTCTCTGTCCCAGGCCAAGAAGCCTGACCGAACCACCACCCcgttgcccaagcctccccccctcttccccccgGTCAAGGTCAAGGAGGAGCGGAAGGAGGAACCGGAGCCCGTGCCAATCTCCCTGCCGCCTCCCCTGCCCCCCAGCCACAACTACGATCGGCCCAACAGCCGCCCTCACCTCCACCGTTCCGCCACCCCCTCTTCTCGCTCTCTGACTCCCACACCCGGCTTGCCCCTGCCTCCTCCCACCCCGCACAACCCTCACCATCACCTCTCCATCCTGGAGCGCTCCCGAGCGCAGGCCGCCATTGAGGCCTACCTAGGGAGCACACAAGGGGCTGGCGGGATAGTAGTGGGTCCAGGGGGAGAGAGGTTCTCCACCCATCCCCACGGCCCGCCCCAGGGGCATGGCCAGCACCCCCACAGCTTCCCATGGGACCCATGGAGGGAGCTGGCTgcccaacagcagcagcagcaacgcCGGGAGGCCATGGCTCTGCGTTCGGACCCCCACCTGGCGCTGCGCTCCGACCCCCACCTGGCCCGGCTGCTCCAGAACCAGCACGCTCAGCGCTTCTTGGAGGCTGAGAGGGCGGCTGCCATGGCAGCAGCGGTGGCTGCAAACAACCCTCACCACCACCCTcctacctcctccacctcctcggCCCGCCAGGAGTTTGGCCTGATGGCCCACAACTTCGACCGCCCTCCCCAGCTGGGTCCCCAAGGTGGCGTGCTCATTGATGAGCAGCAGCGTGCCCAGATCCTGAGGGAAGACTTTGAAAGGGCACGCTACTTTGGGATGCATTCTCACCCGCACCTCTCGGGCTCCCACCTCCCACCGGGTTCTCACTCTGCCCACCTGGAGCAGCTGCACGCTGGGATGCTCTCCCACTCACACCTCCATCAGCCTGGAGCTTCCACCCACTCGCCCCACCACCCCGGCCTTTACTCCCGCCTGGGGCCTCTACACGCGCACCACGTGCCCAACGGCATCCTGGCCAAGACCCCTGCTGGCCTGGTGGGGGCACTGTCCGTAGGAGCCCCCCCTCCGCTCATTCCATCTGTGACCAGCAGGTCTTCCACCCCGACCCGCAGACTGGGTGGGCCCGGGGACTTGGCCATGTACTCTCACAAAGACAGCGAGTCCAGATAG